The Patescibacteria group bacterium genome contains the following window.
CGTTTCATCGCGCCACCTCACTACTTCCGAGGTGGCTTTTTTTATTGTCCTTTTTTCTTTATTCGTCATTCCTGCGAAAGCAGGAATCCAGAAAAATTTTGTCTAGATTCCCGCCTACGCGGGAATGACGAAAACGATATTGGCAAAAGGATATTTGTGATTCTTTCTAAATTACCTCCCCGTTTTCACGGGGATGACGAAGGTAATATTTTATTCTTTAAACAACTCATCACATAAATCTTTCCACCCGGGATTATTTTTCTCTATCAACTTTATTTTCCACTCTCTCTTCCATTTCTTTAATTGCTTTTCTCTCATAATCGCCTCTCCAATATCGCCGAATATTTCATAATACACCAAATTGTCAACGTTATATTTTTTCGTAAAACCCTCAACCAATTTTTGCTTATGCCCATAAACTCTATTCTGCAAATCTGCCGTTACTCCAATATACAAAATGCCATTTTTACCGCTGGCCATTATATAAACATAAGATAATTTTTCTTGGTACATTTTGTCTAGATTCCCGCCTGCGCGGGAATGACGATTTTTTTATTATT
Protein-coding sequences here:
- a CDS encoding GIY-YIG nuclease family protein yields the protein MYQEKLSYVYIMASGKNGILYIGVTADLQNRVYGHKQKLVEGFTKKYNVDNLVYYEIFGDIGEAIMREKQLKKWKREWKIKLIEKNNPGWKDLCDELFKE